AAGAAAGTACCTCAGAAAGACCTTTATCCATTGGAGGGACTGAGTATATTACTTATGAACATTTTAAAAATTTTCATTATACTGCTTTAGGGCATTTGCATGGTCCTCAAAAATCAGGAGAAGAGCACATCCGTTACGCTGGCTCATTACTGAAATATTCTTTCTCGGAGGTAAAGCATAGAAAGGGAGTGAAGCTGGTTGAACTGGGGGAAAAAGGAGAAGTTACGATAACTTTTAAGTCCTTAATACCTCGCAGGGATATGAGGATTATTAAGGGAGAATTAAACAAATTGTTAGATATAGAAGTATATAAGGATACCAATACAGAAGATTATCTCCATGTAATCTTAACTGATGAAGGGGAACTTATAGACCCTATTAATAAACTTAGAAGTGTATATCCCAACATACTATCTATAGAAAGAGAAGTAAAGACCACGAAAAATAGATCATCAAAAACTTCTGCTGGGGCAGGGTATAAAAGTAAAAGTAAACTGACGCTTTTTCAAGATTTTTATGTCAATATTACTGGGAGAAAATTTGAGGAAGAAAAAGAAAAAGTGATGTTGGAAGTGATAAAAGAAGTAGAAAAAATGGAAAAGGGTGAGTGAGATGAGGCCTATTCAACTTACGATGTCAGCCTTTGGCCCTTATGCTGATATTGAAACCATAGATTTTAAGAAATTA
The sequence above is drawn from the Clostridium formicaceticum genome and encodes:
- a CDS encoding exonuclease SbcCD subunit D; its protein translation is MKILHTADWHIGKIVNNVHMTKEQEYVLNQFVDLVSREKPDVVIIAGDIYDRSVPPVEAVELLDNVFNKILLECKTPIIAIAGNHDSGDRVGFARKILRDHGLHIAGRLKKEIEKLTLEDAFGPVNFYVIPYADPAEVREIFNQEEIKTHDEATKVIIKEINKTINLRERNIAVFHGFVVGGQAPEESTSERPLSIGGTEYITYEHFKNFHYTALGHLHGPQKSGEEHIRYAGSLLKYSFSEVKHRKGVKLVELGEKGEVTITFKSLIPRRDMRIIKGELNKLLDIEVYKDTNTEDYLHVILTDEGELIDPINKLRSVYPNILSIEREVKTTKNRSSKTSAGAGYKSKSKLTLFQDFYVNITGRKFEEEKEKVMLEVIKEVEKMEKGE